From the Takifugu flavidus isolate HTHZ2018 chromosome 12, ASM371156v2, whole genome shotgun sequence genome, one window contains:
- the aqp11 gene encoding aquaporin-11 — protein MAADVLVSLGLVAGIVALSHVTRSVASKALARTGLSSYAVELVSTFQLCCCAHELKLLSEVGGIAPGLALTLTYLVTVVHVLTLSGAVGNPSGTLENAYRRRISRACALRQIACQFAAAAAARAAAPQLWGLGLSGLHVRHKLLGFRCASPINAPLPHAVAVEFLCAFAVQMVITHLSLLKEKYRVHAVAGIITAVVYAGGEVTGAVCNPALAFSIQFPCGGNTFLEYSLVYWISPLIGMMASVLMCDQIIPAMTRKPPQLHPSMKKKKMT, from the exons ATGGCCGCAGACGTGCTCGTATCGCTGGGGCTGGTGGCGGGGATCGTCGCGCTGAGCCACGTCACCCGCAGCGTCGCCTCGAAGGCTCTCGCGCGCACCGGCCTCTCGTCGTACGCGGTGGAGCTCGTGTCAACGTTCCAACTCTGCTGCTGCGCGCACGAGCTGAAACTGCTGTCGGAAGTGGGCGGCATAGCGCCCGGGCTCGCGCTCACCTTGACCTACCTGGTAACGGTGGTACACGTGCTGACGTTAAGCGGGGCCGTGGGGAACCCCTCCGGCACTCTCGAGAACGCGTACCGCCGAAGGATTTCGCGCGCTTGCGCCTTGCGGCAGATCGCGTGCCAGTTCGCCGCTGCGGCCGCCGCGCGTGCCGCGGCGCCGCAGCTGTGGGGCTTGGGTTTGTCTGGACTGCACGTGCGGCACAAGTTGCTCGGCTTCCGGTGCGCTAGCCCCATCAACGCGCCGTTGCCCCACGCTGTCGCCGTGGAGTTTCTGTGCGCCTTTGCGGTTCAGATGGTCATCACGCACCTGAGCCTTCTGAAGGAGAAATACCGCGTACACGCGGTAGCTGGGATCATCACCGCAGTGGTCTACGCAG gtGGAGAAGTGACGGGAGCCGTATGTAACCCAGCTCTGGCCTTTTCCATTCAGTTCCCCTGCGGTGGAAACACTTTTCTGGAGTACAGCCTGGTCTACTGGATCAGCCCTCTCATAG GCATGATGGCCTCGGTGCTGATGTGTGATCAGATCATCCCGGCGATGACGAGGAAACCTCCACAGCTTCATCCttcaatgaagaagaagaagatgacatGA